In a genomic window of Orcinus orca chromosome 12, mOrcOrc1.1, whole genome shotgun sequence:
- the OOEP gene encoding oocyte-expressed protein homolog isoform X2 encodes MKEKMHIPRARPRPYPPRAQPLNLDRAWLGPRSSQPHRPSTPAPRGRALPDRAASPRAAGVPGGGESGATPRVAVRRAPGALAHRAAREQGAGAPEGAEPAASRKGPNFAPPQIPRELLAPYPLAAGSSMVDDAGAAEGRGDGLLGFLFTPPRIRSRPWWFPVQELRNPLVFSLEAWLADSIFGPDRAVVPEMEWMSQALLTVDAVHAGKLVEITVFGRPAVQRRVKSVLVSLASSHREKRARV; translated from the exons atgaaagagaagatGCACATTCCACGAGCCCGCCCTCGGCCTTACCCTCCTCGGGCGCAACCTTTGAACCTGGACCGGGCCTGGCTGGGACCCCGCTCCAGCCAACCACACCGTCCATCAACCCCGGCGCCTCGGGGCCGGGCGTTACCTGACCGGGCGGCGTCTCCGAGAGCCGCCGGGGTTCCGGGCGGAGGAGAAAGCGGGGCAACGCCACGCGTGGCGGTACGAAGAGCCCCCGGAGCCCTCGCCCACAGGGCGGCCCGGGAGCAGGGCGCAGGCGCACCGGAGGGGGCGGAGCCGGCCGCAAGCCGTAAAGGGCCCAACTTCGCGCCTCCACAAATCCCGCGAGAGTTGCTTGCCCCTTACCCGCTGGCTGCCGGTTCGAGCATGGTCGACGACGCGGGCGCCGCCGAGGGCCGGGGGGACGGGCTGCTGGGGTTCCTATTTACGCCGCCACGGATTCGCTCCCGGCCGTGGTGGTTTCCTGTGCAGGAGCTGAGGAACCCGCTGGTGTTTTCTTTGGAGGCGTGGCTGGCCGACTCGATCTTCG GCCCGGACCGAGCCGTGGTTCCGGAAATGGAGTGGATGAGCCAGGCCCTGCTGACGGTGGACGCAGTTCACGCCGGGAAGTTGGTGGAAATCACCGTCTTCGGGCGGCCAGCTGTCCAGCGCCGGGTGAAGAGCGTGCTCGTGAGCCTGGCGTCGAGTCACCGGGAGAAGCGTGCCCGAG TGTGA
- the OOEP gene encoding oocyte-expressed protein homolog isoform X1: MKEKMHIPRARPRPYPPRAQPLNLDRAWLGPRSSQPHRPSTPAPRGRALPDRAASPRAAGVPGGGESGATPRVAVRRAPGALAHRAAREQGAGAPEGAEPAASRKGPNFAPPQIPRELLAPYPLAAGSSMVDDAGAAEGRGDGLLGFLFTPPRIRSRPWWFPVQELRNPLVFSLEAWLADSIFGPDRAVVPEMEWMSQALLTVDAVHAGKLVEITVFGRPAVQRRVKSVLVSLASSHREKRARAEKMEQLEEFLKAQAPGPQVPQSPVA; this comes from the exons atgaaagagaagatGCACATTCCACGAGCCCGCCCTCGGCCTTACCCTCCTCGGGCGCAACCTTTGAACCTGGACCGGGCCTGGCTGGGACCCCGCTCCAGCCAACCACACCGTCCATCAACCCCGGCGCCTCGGGGCCGGGCGTTACCTGACCGGGCGGCGTCTCCGAGAGCCGCCGGGGTTCCGGGCGGAGGAGAAAGCGGGGCAACGCCACGCGTGGCGGTACGAAGAGCCCCCGGAGCCCTCGCCCACAGGGCGGCCCGGGAGCAGGGCGCAGGCGCACCGGAGGGGGCGGAGCCGGCCGCAAGCCGTAAAGGGCCCAACTTCGCGCCTCCACAAATCCCGCGAGAGTTGCTTGCCCCTTACCCGCTGGCTGCCGGTTCGAGCATGGTCGACGACGCGGGCGCCGCCGAGGGCCGGGGGGACGGGCTGCTGGGGTTCCTATTTACGCCGCCACGGATTCGCTCCCGGCCGTGGTGGTTTCCTGTGCAGGAGCTGAGGAACCCGCTGGTGTTTTCTTTGGAGGCGTGGCTGGCCGACTCGATCTTCG GCCCGGACCGAGCCGTGGTTCCGGAAATGGAGTGGATGAGCCAGGCCCTGCTGACGGTGGACGCAGTTCACGCCGGGAAGTTGGTGGAAATCACCGTCTTCGGGCGGCCAGCTGTCCAGCGCCGGGTGAAGAGCGTGCTCGTGAGCCTGGCGTCGAGTCACCGGGAGAAGCGTGCCCGAG CTGAGAAGATGGAACAACTCGAGGAGTTCTTGAAGGCCCAGGCACCAGGTCCCCAGGTCCCCCAGAGTCCTGTTGCATAA